A window of the Acidobacteriota bacterium genome harbors these coding sequences:
- a CDS encoding Na+/H+ antiporter subunit E translates to MATESAGPKRTGLKRVRSGRALVIEALLLMGLWLHLSGRFDPFHLALGVGSVLLVMWINAPLKQTQLYSGDTFAWDRANYWALLAYLPWLGWEILLGSIQVAYLVLHPRMPVEPCLVHFRVNLPNLAARVILGNSITLTPGTVTIRIRGNEFVVHALTRASAEGLVHGDMPLRVSRIFHGPREQVVTQVRVVKLNGSSAN, encoded by the coding sequence ATGGCAACCGAATCAGCGGGTCCCAAGAGAACAGGTCTGAAACGCGTGCGCTCGGGGAGGGCGCTGGTGATCGAAGCCTTGTTGCTGATGGGTTTGTGGCTCCATCTCAGCGGCCGCTTCGACCCCTTCCACCTGGCGCTGGGCGTGGGGTCGGTATTGTTGGTGATGTGGATCAATGCTCCCCTCAAGCAGACCCAACTATACAGTGGCGATACCTTTGCCTGGGACCGGGCCAACTACTGGGCCCTGCTGGCCTATTTGCCCTGGCTGGGGTGGGAGATCCTGTTGGGCAGCATTCAGGTGGCCTACCTGGTGTTGCACCCCAGGATGCCGGTGGAGCCTTGCCTGGTCCACTTCCGGGTGAATCTGCCCAACCTGGCGGCCAGAGTGATCCTCGGCAACTCCATCACCCTGACTCCGGGAACGGTGACGATCCGAATCCGGGGGAACGAATTCGTGGTCCACGCACTGACCCGGGCATCGGCGGAAGGCCTGGTGCACGGCGACATGCCGCTGAGAGTCTCCAGGATTTTCCATGGCCCTCGGGAACAAGTCGTTACCCAGGTCCGAGTGGTCAAGCTGAACGGCTCATCCGCAAATTGA
- a CDS encoding ATP-binding cassette domain-containing protein, with amino-acid sequence MPLMVSPNAVISVRKVSKNFRSVVAVDGASFEIGSGEIFGLLGPNGAGKTTLIRLILDLIRPDAGSIQIQGQPISETHKNRIGYLPEERGLYFRQRVMAVLEYLGSLKGVPIERVRSNARDWLKRLEIDDLRNRPVQELSKGNQQKVQFIATVVSDPDILILDEPFTGLDPINVHLLVRSIRELAAEGKTVVLSVHQMSLVESLCRRVFMIDRGRQVLYGDLEDIQNRYSEPSFLVHSGAEYHRCELIDRFTRHNAAATVYLKQGVEAAKFLGWLVESGAEIESFQRTRTPLDEIFIRVVRDNS; translated from the coding sequence ATGCCGCTTATGGTCTCCCCCAACGCCGTCATTTCGGTTCGGAAAGTCAGCAAGAACTTCCGTTCGGTCGTCGCCGTGGATGGCGCCTCGTTCGAGATCGGCAGCGGCGAAATCTTCGGCCTCCTGGGACCGAACGGAGCCGGCAAGACCACACTCATCCGCCTCATTCTCGACCTGATTCGGCCGGACGCCGGATCCATTCAAATCCAGGGGCAGCCCATTTCAGAGACCCACAAGAACCGCATCGGCTACCTGCCTGAAGAGCGCGGCCTCTATTTTCGACAAAGGGTGATGGCGGTTCTGGAATACCTTGGGTCGCTCAAGGGCGTCCCCATCGAGCGGGTCCGCAGCAATGCCCGCGATTGGCTCAAGAGACTGGAGATCGACGATTTACGGAACCGCCCGGTCCAGGAGCTCTCCAAGGGCAACCAGCAAAAGGTCCAATTCATCGCAACCGTTGTCTCCGACCCCGACATCCTCATCCTGGACGAACCCTTCACCGGGCTGGATCCCATCAACGTTCATCTGCTGGTCCGGTCCATTCGGGAACTGGCCGCCGAGGGAAAGACAGTGGTGCTGTCCGTGCACCAGATGTCGCTGGTGGAATCGCTGTGCCGCCGGGTCTTCATGATCGATCGGGGACGCCAGGTGCTCTATGGGGACCTCGAGGATATTCAGAACCGCTACTCCGAGCCTTCCTTCCTGGTGCACTCCGGGGCTGAATACCATAGGTGCGAGCTCATTGACCGTTTCACCCGCCACAACGCTGCAGCTACCGTTTACCTGAAGCAGGGAGTGGAAGCGGCAAAATTCCTCGGCTGGCTGGTGGAGTCGGGCGCCGAGATCGAATCGTTCCAGCGCACCAGAACCCCTCTCGACGAGATATTCATTCGGGTGGTGCGGGATAACTCATGA
- a CDS encoding ABC transporter permease, which produces MNKVWAIAKREFLVTVTRKGYLFTLFGLPLLMIGGLLAASMLSRESFRDSQANQGPAGVVDRARVLDFSLQEVTRPTVSSNPLPVPGAGVDSNLVAYDDLDKALADLKKGDLSAVFLLQADYLQSGDIVVYAAKKGIFSQLTRTGRRHLSALLRASLASGRLEEEAVARILTPGRFKEMQVSKQGRIQPEGNLLKRVGRFLGPFIMFFLLTISIFMSSGYLLQGIAEEKQNRVIEILLSSVTPTQLLMGKMMGLGAAGLLQVAFYVVLLVLPASLILTLMTLSPGQILLSLMYVILGYLLFAGLMAGTGLLGNSSQESQQLSVVWTMTSMIPMFLLASLMQQPHSWLARSFSFFPLTAPVTMLLRLSTDEVPLVDVLVSTAVLILGIFLAVKGASRLFRTASLMYGKRPRVGEVYRWLKES; this is translated from the coding sequence ATGAACAAGGTCTGGGCCATTGCCAAGCGAGAGTTCCTGGTGACCGTGACCCGCAAGGGTTACCTGTTCACACTGTTTGGACTGCCGCTGCTCATGATCGGCGGACTCTTGGCGGCCAGCATGCTGTCCCGGGAGAGCTTCCGCGATTCGCAAGCCAATCAAGGTCCGGCTGGTGTGGTTGACCGCGCCCGCGTTCTGGACTTCAGCTTGCAGGAAGTGACCCGCCCAACCGTTTCATCGAACCCGCTCCCGGTGCCCGGCGCCGGGGTTGACTCCAACCTGGTGGCCTATGACGATCTGGACAAGGCTCTGGCGGACCTCAAAAAGGGCGATCTCAGTGCTGTCTTCCTGCTGCAAGCCGACTATCTGCAGAGCGGCGACATCGTCGTCTACGCGGCTAAAAAGGGCATCTTCTCTCAGTTGACCCGAACCGGGCGGAGGCATTTGAGCGCACTGCTGCGAGCCAGCCTGGCCAGTGGGCGGCTGGAAGAAGAAGCCGTGGCCAGAATCCTGACACCGGGGCGATTCAAGGAAATGCAAGTCTCAAAACAGGGTCGGATCCAGCCTGAGGGCAACCTGCTGAAGCGAGTCGGGCGGTTCCTGGGACCCTTTATCATGTTTTTTCTCTTGACGATCTCCATCTTCATGTCTTCAGGTTACCTGCTCCAGGGCATTGCCGAGGAGAAGCAGAACCGGGTCATCGAGATCCTTCTTTCGTCGGTGACTCCCACCCAGCTCCTGATGGGCAAGATGATGGGCCTGGGCGCAGCCGGGCTGCTGCAGGTTGCCTTCTACGTGGTGCTGCTGGTGCTGCCTGCCAGCCTGATATTGACCCTGATGACCCTGTCTCCCGGACAGATTCTCTTGAGCCTGATGTACGTGATCCTCGGCTATCTCCTGTTTGCCGGCCTCATGGCGGGCACCGGCCTGTTGGGCAACTCTTCCCAGGAAAGCCAGCAGTTGTCGGTTGTCTGGACAATGACCAGCATGATTCCGATGTTTCTGCTCGCGTCTCTCATGCAGCAGCCCCATTCCTGGCTGGCCCGTTCCTTTTCGTTCTTCCCCTTGACGGCGCCGGTCACCATGCTGCTGCGGCTAAGCACCGACGAGGTCCCGCTGGTGGATGTGCTGGTCTCCACGGCAGTGCTGATTCTGGGGATATTCCTGGCCGTCAAGGGAGCCTCCCGGCTCTTTCGGACGGCTTCATTGATGTATGGCAAACGCCCCCGTGTGGGGGAGGTCTACCGCTGGCTCAAGGAGTCCTGA
- a CDS encoding monovalent cation/H+ antiporter complex subunit F translates to MEDVFLYLAIVLSVIIPLPFYRVLKGPTIFDRLLGASAIGTKTLVLVCLIGFLYGRIELFVDIALAYAILNFIGLVAVARYFQSHPEER, encoded by the coding sequence ATGGAAGACGTCTTTCTCTACCTCGCCATCGTCCTGTCCGTCATCATTCCTTTGCCCTTCTACCGCGTGTTGAAGGGACCCACCATATTTGACCGGCTCCTGGGTGCAAGCGCCATAGGCACCAAGACGCTGGTGCTGGTTTGTCTGATCGGCTTTCTCTACGGCCGGATCGAGTTGTTTGTCGACATTGCCCTGGCCTACGCCATCCTGAACTTCATCGGTCTGGTCGCCGTGGCCAGATATTTCCAGAGCCACCCCGAGGAAAGATGA